In Rhodococcus rhodochrous, a single genomic region encodes these proteins:
- a CDS encoding 1-phosphofructokinase family hexose kinase has product MPEIVTLTMNPALDVTTFTDAVVPTRKLRCDEPFYDAGGGGVNVAKVARVLGASAAAVYPAGGARGEQMSGLLDDDDVEEHIVPIAGSTRECFTAIDRRSGQEYRFVTPGPELTDEEQERCLTTLEKVAEGAKYVVASGSFPPGVPGTFVRRIAAAAHEAGARFVLDSSGDALTSIDSGVYLVKPSLDELCEWTGRELVTDDEQIAAARELVTSGVTEIVVVSLGADGAIMVTADEAVRVPALAAKVRSAVGAGDSMVAGLVVGLLQERSLRDALALGIACGTAALLTAGSHVCRREDIDRFDALARVV; this is encoded by the coding sequence ATGCCCGAGATCGTCACCCTGACCATGAACCCGGCACTCGACGTCACGACCTTCACCGACGCGGTGGTGCCCACCCGCAAACTCCGCTGCGACGAGCCGTTCTACGACGCCGGTGGGGGAGGGGTGAACGTCGCGAAGGTCGCGCGTGTGCTCGGTGCCTCGGCCGCCGCCGTCTACCCCGCGGGTGGTGCGCGGGGTGAGCAGATGAGCGGTCTCCTCGACGACGACGACGTCGAGGAGCACATCGTCCCCATCGCCGGGTCCACCCGCGAGTGCTTCACGGCCATCGACCGCCGCAGCGGTCAGGAATACCGGTTCGTCACACCCGGTCCCGAGTTGACGGACGAGGAGCAGGAACGCTGCCTCACGACGCTCGAGAAGGTCGCCGAAGGGGCGAAGTACGTGGTGGCCAGCGGCAGCTTCCCGCCCGGTGTACCCGGCACCTTCGTCCGACGCATCGCCGCCGCGGCGCACGAAGCCGGCGCACGGTTCGTCCTCGACTCGTCGGGCGATGCGCTGACCAGCATCGATTCAGGGGTCTACCTCGTCAAACCGAGCCTGGACGAGTTGTGCGAGTGGACCGGACGGGAGCTGGTCACCGACGACGAGCAGATCGCGGCCGCGCGGGAACTCGTCACCTCCGGTGTCACGGAGATCGTCGTCGTCTCGCTCGGGGCGGACGGGGCGATCATGGTGACCGCCGACGAGGCCGTGCGGGTGCCGGCCCTGGCGGCCAAGGTGCGCAGCGCCGTCGGCGCCGGCGACAGCATGGTCGCCGGACTCGTCGTCGGACTGCTGCAGGAACGGTCGTTGCGGGACGCGCTCGCTCTCGGGATCGCCTGCGGCACCGCGGCACTGCTCACCGCCGGAAGCCACGTCTGCCGCCGCGAGGACATCGACCGCTTCGACGCCCTCGCACGCGTGGTCTGA
- the rpe gene encoding ribulose-phosphate 3-epimerase, with protein MAHPMIAPSILSADFARLADEAQAVAGADWLHVDVMDAHFVPNLTLGLPVVESLLKATDIPLDCHLMIENPGRWAPPYAEAGAHNVTFHAEATDDPVAVARDIRAAGGKAGLSVKPGTPIEPYLEILKEFDTLLVMSVEPGFGGQCFIPDVLDKARQVRRLVDSGELRLLVEIDGGINTDTIEAAAEAGVDCFVAGSAVYGAADPGEAVRKLRAQAGAASPHLTLAP; from the coding sequence GTGGCCCACCCGATGATCGCTCCGTCCATCCTGTCCGCGGATTTCGCTCGTCTCGCCGACGAGGCGCAGGCCGTCGCCGGTGCCGACTGGCTCCACGTCGACGTGATGGACGCCCATTTCGTTCCGAACCTGACGCTCGGTCTTCCGGTCGTCGAGTCGCTGCTGAAGGCGACCGACATCCCACTCGACTGTCACCTGATGATCGAGAACCCCGGCCGGTGGGCTCCGCCCTACGCCGAAGCCGGTGCCCACAACGTCACCTTCCACGCCGAGGCGACCGACGACCCGGTCGCCGTGGCCCGCGACATCCGCGCGGCCGGCGGCAAGGCCGGACTGTCCGTCAAGCCGGGCACCCCCATCGAGCCCTATCTCGAGATCCTGAAGGAATTCGACACGCTGCTCGTGATGAGCGTCGAGCCGGGCTTCGGTGGTCAGTGCTTCATCCCGGACGTCCTCGACAAGGCCCGCCAGGTGCGTCGCCTCGTCGACTCGGGTGAACTCCGTCTGCTCGTCGAGATCGACGGCGGCATCAACACCGACACCATCGAAGCGGCCGCGGAAGCAGGTGTGGACTGCTTCGTCGCCGGGTCCGCCGTCTACGGCGCCGCCGATCCCGGTGAGGCGGTCCGCAAGCTGCGGGCGCAGGCCGGGGCTGCGTCCCCGCACCTGACGCTCGCGCCGTGA
- a CDS encoding VOC family protein has translation MTALHHREFLPPRPDGSNTVDTFLISDRAAELVDFLVAVLEAEEVPEARTLDHDGLLLHSEVRVGDSVLVVADRKPDWPFTPAFVRVHVHDVDAVLERATQHGAEIVTRPTDFFGDVLARFSDPSGNLWWIQRHDPGADTSAWTDDAATDESADWSDVASPVLGYIHSTLTEAVRTLRDPRSRAV, from the coding sequence GTGACCGCTCTCCATCACCGCGAATTCCTCCCTCCCCGACCGGACGGATCGAACACCGTCGACACCTTCCTGATCTCCGACCGCGCAGCCGAACTCGTCGACTTCCTCGTCGCCGTCCTCGAGGCCGAGGAGGTGCCCGAGGCGCGCACCCTCGACCACGACGGGCTCCTCCTCCACTCCGAGGTGCGGGTCGGCGATTCCGTGCTCGTGGTCGCCGACCGGAAACCGGACTGGCCCTTCACACCCGCCTTCGTGCGGGTCCACGTGCACGACGTCGATGCCGTCCTCGAACGTGCCACGCAGCACGGCGCGGAGATCGTCACACGGCCGACGGATTTCTTCGGCGATGTCCTCGCCCGGTTCTCGGATCCGTCCGGCAATCTCTGGTGGATCCAGCGGCACGATCCCGGCGCCGACACATCCGCGTGGACGGACGACGCAGCGACGGACGAGTCGGCGGACTGGTCGGACGTTGCGAGTCCGGTGCTCGGGTACATCCACTCGACACTCACCGAAGCTGTTCGCACCCTGCGGGATCCACGGTCCCGCGCGGTGTGA